From Streptomyces sp. NBC_01754, a single genomic window includes:
- a CDS encoding transposase domain-containing protein codes for MFAVGHLGELTQVVPFDLVDEALASAGGLQHRVRRLPSRVVVYLLLAGALFTGTGWTGIWSRLNASLPVPLPVPAPSSITAAMRRVGPRPLKALFDLVKGPAAVTATQVTRFAGRLVVAIDGTQIALPDTPANLSVFPKAKAGPNGPGWLPDAASGHADGLRDPNPHGRRLRHRRDRRADLRP; via the coding sequence GTGTTTGCCGTGGGGCACCTGGGCGAGTTGACCCAGGTTGTTCCGTTCGATCTTGTCGACGAGGCACTCGCGTCCGCGGGTGGTCTGCAGCATCGGGTGCGGCGGCTGCCGTCGCGGGTGGTGGTCTACCTCCTGCTCGCAGGCGCGCTGTTCACCGGGACGGGCTGGACGGGAATCTGGTCCCGGCTGAACGCCTCGCTGCCTGTGCCGCTGCCTGTACCGGCGCCTTCATCGATCACGGCTGCGATGCGACGGGTCGGCCCCAGACCGTTGAAAGCACTGTTCGATCTGGTCAAAGGCCCCGCAGCGGTGACCGCGACACAGGTGACACGGTTCGCGGGCAGGCTGGTGGTCGCGATCGATGGCACCCAGATCGCGCTGCCGGACACGCCCGCGAACCTGTCGGTGTTCCCCAAGGCGAAGGCCGGACCGAACGGGCCCGGCTGGTTACCCGATGCTGCGTCTGGTCACGCTGACGGCCTGCGGGACCCGAACCCTCATGGACGCCGTCTTCGGCACCGACGTGACCGGCGAGCTGACCTACGCCCGTGA
- a CDS encoding transposase, with translation MLRLVTLTACGTRTLMDAVFGTDVTGELTYARDLVTGAGTTRALRRGMLLLGDRNFSATRFVDTVASTGADFLIRAKTHSTALKLPILRRLPDGTFLSRIGEVPVRVVSATITLTPADSTSKHTATQHAYRLVTSLLDPDEAPATALVRLYRERWEIETSYCELKSTPSLSSSCETS, from the coding sequence ATGCTGCGTCTGGTCACGCTGACGGCCTGCGGGACCCGAACCCTCATGGACGCCGTCTTCGGCACCGACGTGACCGGCGAGCTGACCTACGCCCGTGACCTGGTCACAGGCGCGGGCACGACCAGAGCACTCCGGCGCGGGATGCTGCTGCTGGGTGACCGAAACTTCTCAGCCACCAGGTTCGTGGACACGGTCGCATCCACGGGCGCGGACTTCCTTATCCGGGCCAAGACCCACAGCACAGCGCTCAAGCTGCCGATCCTGCGCCGTCTGCCCGACGGCACGTTCCTGTCCCGCATAGGTGAAGTCCCCGTCCGAGTCGTCTCGGCCACCATCACCCTCACCCCTGCCGACAGCACCAGCAAGCACACTGCCACCCAACACGCCTACCGGCTCGTCACCAGCCTGCTCGACCCCGACGAAGCACCCGCCACCGCTCTGGTCAGGCTCTACCGAGAACGCTGGGAGATCGAGACCAGCTACTGCGAGCTGAAATCGACCCCCTCTCTGTCATCGTCGTGTGAGACGTCCTGA
- the ltrA gene encoding group II intron reverse transcriptase/maturase — MGQLKSKARSFEISKWEIKEAWEEVRDNKGAPGVDGKSIEDFEKDLKGNLYKVWNRMSSGSYFPPPVRAVEIPKLHGNGTRMLGIPAVADRVAQTVVARHLMRRVEPVFHPDSYGYRPGRSALDAVEKCRERCWKRDWVVEFDIARFFDSVPWDLLVKAVEAHTDAVWVKLYVRRWLAAPLVLPDGSLLHRERGTPQGAPVSPVMANLFLHYAFDLWMDREFPAVQFERYADDAVIHCVTERQAHQVLDVLRNRMVEVGLELHPDKTRIVYCKDDKRHGSHEHEVFTFLGYTFRARKGRDRQGVQFLSFTPAVSKEALKKMGREVRSWHLHTRSDLSFVELARRVNPVVAGWVNYYGRFRPWEMNPVLRRINAYLVRWIRRKYERLAPKRKAIAKLQEIEKRYPRMFAHWRVTMAISVV; from the coding sequence GTGGGCCAGTTGAAGTCGAAAGCCAGGTCGTTTGAAATTTCCAAGTGGGAAATCAAGGAGGCATGGGAGGAAGTCAGGGATAATAAAGGCGCCCCGGGAGTGGACGGGAAGAGTATCGAGGACTTCGAGAAGGACCTGAAGGGCAATCTCTACAAGGTCTGGAACCGGATGTCATCGGGCTCCTACTTCCCACCTCCGGTGCGAGCGGTGGAAATCCCCAAGTTGCACGGAAACGGCACGAGAATGCTCGGCATTCCCGCTGTCGCAGACCGCGTGGCGCAAACTGTCGTGGCTCGGCATCTGATGCGACGGGTGGAGCCTGTGTTCCACCCGGACAGCTATGGATACCGCCCGGGACGGTCCGCCTTGGACGCTGTGGAAAAGTGCCGGGAACGCTGCTGGAAACGGGACTGGGTCGTCGAATTCGACATCGCCCGGTTCTTCGACAGCGTGCCCTGGGACCTCCTGGTCAAGGCGGTGGAGGCTCACACCGACGCCGTCTGGGTGAAGTTGTACGTGCGCAGGTGGCTCGCTGCCCCGCTCGTCCTGCCCGACGGCTCCCTGCTGCACCGGGAGCGCGGAACCCCACAAGGGGCTCCGGTCTCACCAGTGATGGCGAACCTATTCCTGCACTACGCGTTCGATCTCTGGATGGACCGGGAGTTCCCGGCCGTCCAGTTCGAACGCTATGCCGACGACGCGGTCATACACTGCGTCACGGAGCGGCAGGCCCATCAGGTCCTGGACGTGCTCCGGAACAGAATGGTCGAGGTCGGGCTGGAACTGCACCCGGACAAGACCCGGATCGTGTACTGCAAGGACGACAAGCGCCACGGCTCGCACGAGCACGAGGTGTTCACGTTCCTGGGCTACACCTTCCGCGCCAGAAAGGGCCGCGATCGACAGGGAGTTCAGTTCCTGTCGTTCACGCCGGCCGTCAGCAAGGAAGCCCTGAAGAAGATGGGGCGGGAGGTGCGGTCCTGGCACCTGCACACCCGCTCGGATCTGTCCTTCGTGGAGCTCGCCCGCAGGGTCAACCCTGTGGTGGCGGGCTGGGTCAACTACTACGGCCGGTTCCGGCCGTGGGAGATGAACCCCGTCCTGAGGCGCATCAACGCCTATCTGGTGCGCTGGATCCGACGGAAGTACGAGCGGCTGGCGCCGAAGCGCAAGGCCATCGCGAAGTTGCAGGAGATCGAGAAGCGATATCCGAGGATGTTCGCGCACTGGCGAGTGACGATGGCGATCTCAGTGGTCTGA
- a CDS encoding transposase codes for MKSPPAGRFRRATPSSSAQHHFQKLPIDASFHVQDTRDITKLAGPEKGVWYCAYVIIDIFSRYVVGWTVERAESAERAEELIRETIACNQIVPEHVHADRGTAMTSKKVSQLLIDLGVTRSHSRPGVSNDNPYSESHFKTVKYAPDYPERFDSLAHAREWMAGFLTYYNHTHRHSGIGYHTPASVHFGTAELVREQPPRCTTPSRRRASRRCPVRRARQVAASPMRSASGTWAVISDLVADTVAQSSALSRDEAVQAMSAAEAIGRMLIAAGHLQQHPITLVAGKVHCEITTVSGTAALTLEENLNPVPGAAGADDFTIHLPSPAPLQEQVKAVVDGHARLSDAVPPAPETKAASSGPLIDHEALRRAVTQR; via the coding sequence TTGAAATCTCCCCCCGCAGGGCGATTCCGAAGGGCCACACCTTCATCATCCGCACAGCATCACTTCCAGAAGCTGCCTATAGACGCTTCCTTTCATGTTCAGGACACAAGGGACATCACGAAGCTCGCCGGGCCCGAGAAGGGCGTGTGGTACTGCGCGTATGTGATCATCGACATCTTCAGCCGGTACGTGGTCGGCTGGACGGTCGAGCGCGCCGAGTCCGCCGAGCGGGCCGAGGAGTTGATCCGCGAGACCATCGCGTGCAACCAGATCGTGCCCGAGCACGTGCATGCCGACCGCGGCACCGCGATGACGAGCAAGAAGGTCTCCCAGCTGCTGATCGACCTCGGCGTGACCAGGAGCCACTCCCGGCCCGGGGTGAGCAACGACAACCCCTACAGCGAGAGTCACTTCAAGACCGTCAAGTACGCACCGGACTACCCGGAGAGGTTCGATTCGCTCGCCCACGCGCGGGAGTGGATGGCGGGGTTCCTCACCTACTACAACCACACACACCGCCACTCCGGGATCGGCTACCACACCCCGGCCAGCGTGCACTTCGGCACCGCCGAACTGGTCCGAGAGCAGCCGCCGCGGTGCACAACGCCGTCGCGGAGACGGGCCAGCCGGAGGTGTCCCGTGCGGCGCGCTAGGCAGGTGGCGGCCTCCCCCATGCGCAGCGCCAGCGGAACCTGGGCGGTGATCTCGGACCTCGTGGCGGATACCGTGGCGCAGTCCTCCGCGCTGTCCCGCGACGAGGCAGTGCAGGCGATGTCGGCCGCCGAGGCAATCGGGCGGATGCTGATCGCGGCAGGGCACCTGCAGCAGCACCCGATCACCCTGGTGGCCGGCAAGGTGCACTGCGAGATCACGACGGTGTCCGGCACGGCAGCGCTGACGTTGGAGGAGAACCTCAACCCGGTCCCCGGCGCGGCGGGCGCCGACGATTTCACGATCCACTTGCCGTCCCCGGCCCCGCTCCAGGAGCAGGTGAAGGCAGTCGTCGATGGTCACGCCCGATTGTCCGACGCTGTCCCGCCCGCTCCGGAGACGAAGGCGGCCAGCTCCGGTCCGCTGATCGACCATGAGGCTCTGCGCCGGGCGGTGACCCAGCGATGA
- a CDS encoding CBASS oligonucleotide cyclase encodes MGYIDDAFTKLKHNLEITQTEQNLAKARHEAIRDFVRSHWDLADDFLTGSYRRDTKTKKLKDIDIFVVLDATGSQAGFRDQAPIQVINALETLLRQKWSAAARDGMAVVIPYGPDDEVMSIDVVPAFKRGEGGYYIPNPSAGDWIATNPKRHHELSIAKNADCDGKYVPFVKMVKGINRELGEPVSPSFLLEVMAQSLVKPPIGRYQDEIVLFLATAAERIGDEWPDPAGLGGDVNAVMNATQKLAAANALTQARAIAERAVDLEDEGQERAAYDEWMKLFGNRMTRP; translated from the coding sequence ATGGGATACATCGACGACGCCTTCACCAAGCTCAAGCACAACCTGGAGATCACCCAGACCGAGCAGAACCTGGCGAAGGCACGGCATGAGGCCATCCGCGACTTCGTCCGGTCGCACTGGGACCTCGCCGACGACTTCCTCACCGGAAGCTACCGGCGCGACACCAAGACGAAGAAGCTCAAGGACATCGACATCTTCGTGGTCCTCGACGCCACCGGCTCCCAGGCCGGCTTCCGCGATCAGGCGCCCATCCAAGTGATCAACGCCCTGGAGACCCTGCTCCGTCAGAAGTGGAGCGCTGCCGCCCGCGACGGCATGGCCGTCGTCATCCCCTATGGCCCCGACGACGAGGTCATGTCGATCGACGTGGTCCCCGCCTTCAAGCGAGGCGAGGGCGGCTACTACATCCCCAATCCCTCGGCAGGTGACTGGATCGCGACCAACCCCAAGCGCCACCACGAGCTGAGCATCGCCAAGAACGCCGACTGCGACGGCAAGTACGTGCCCTTCGTCAAGATGGTCAAGGGCATCAACCGCGAACTCGGTGAGCCCGTGTCGCCCTCCTTCCTGCTGGAGGTCATGGCCCAGTCGCTGGTGAAACCGCCGATAGGGCGCTACCAGGACGAGATCGTGCTGTTCTTGGCCACCGCCGCCGAACGCATCGGCGACGAGTGGCCTGACCCCGCCGGCCTGGGCGGTGACGTCAACGCCGTCATGAACGCGACTCAGAAGCTCGCCGCGGCCAACGCACTCACTCAGGCCCGCGCCATCGCGGAGCGGGCGGTCGACCTGGAGGACGAGGGCCAGGAGCGCGCTGCATACGACGAGTGGATGAAGCTGTTCGGGAACAGGATGACCAGGCCATGA
- a CDS encoding S-4TM family putative pore-forming effector translates to MNLSTDPGGFHGMPPRAIHERQLDDDMLLLQRAASASHQRGQRLEAVRVTAAVLLAAAGVLITLSGHGRTVVSIVGFFWFVVSAFLLKGLAGSTARQGALLQEMFDVALFHLPWRATVAGDPIPEPDVRRLARKLPRGGPKDKRITDGWYDPTHNVHHPYDVFIAQEQNLAWDARLRRRYSYVIASVALLWAAIGFLAGLVVADATLGDTLLSFFVPSLAVYQIAYEIWSGQRKVADERDRLTKVVNTELHSGRPGPVPDDEWRRLRSVARDVQDGVLRTRLDTTRVPEWFYKRFRDDDERDFGDTAEGHRVRLAQNTPPPA, encoded by the coding sequence ATGAACCTCTCCACAGACCCCGGCGGCTTTCACGGAATGCCGCCTCGGGCTATCCACGAGCGGCAGCTCGACGACGACATGTTGCTTCTCCAGCGCGCCGCGTCGGCAAGCCACCAACGCGGCCAGCGCCTCGAAGCTGTGCGCGTCACCGCCGCCGTTCTGCTCGCCGCCGCCGGTGTCCTGATCACGCTGTCCGGCCACGGCCGGACAGTCGTCTCGATCGTCGGGTTCTTCTGGTTCGTCGTCTCCGCGTTCCTGCTCAAGGGCCTCGCCGGGAGCACCGCCCGCCAGGGCGCCCTGCTCCAAGAGATGTTCGACGTCGCCCTGTTCCACTTGCCGTGGCGCGCCACCGTTGCAGGCGACCCCATCCCCGAACCCGACGTCCGCCGTCTCGCGCGCAAGCTCCCCCGAGGCGGCCCGAAGGACAAGCGCATCACTGACGGTTGGTACGACCCCACCCACAACGTCCACCACCCCTACGACGTGTTCATTGCTCAGGAACAGAACCTCGCCTGGGACGCTCGCCTTCGCCGTCGCTATAGCTACGTCATCGCTTCCGTTGCGTTGCTGTGGGCCGCCATCGGGTTCCTCGCCGGCTTGGTGGTCGCGGACGCCACTCTGGGCGACACTCTCCTCAGCTTCTTCGTCCCATCCTTGGCGGTCTACCAGATCGCTTACGAAATCTGGTCCGGCCAACGCAAAGTGGCTGACGAACGCGACCGACTCACCAAGGTCGTCAACACCGAGCTACACAGCGGACGCCCAGGCCCCGTCCCTGACGACGAATGGCGCCGCCTTCGAAGCGTTGCACGGGACGTGCAGGACGGCGTACTCCGCACCCGCCTGGACACCACCCGAGTACCCGAGTGGTTCTACAAGCGTTTCCGCGACGACGACGAACGCGACTTCGGCGACACCGCAGAAGGCCACCGCGTCCGCCTCGCGCAAAACACACCCCCACCCGCGTAG
- a CDS encoding DsbA family protein, with translation MTPSTPSSSHRTRRRTIAAAAVLAAAAVTGAFALTLDGSGNRDETAGRPAVATESAAPTPADESLLALARRDPSDALAVGRADAPVVMIEYSDFQCPFCGRFARETEPELLSSYVDKGVLRIEWRNFPVFGEESEQAALAGWAAGRQKKFWEFHEVAYGKPRERDTGAFSAEKLVAMAREAGITDIGRFQADMASDEARSAVRKDQEEGFDLGVTSTPAFLINGRPILGAQPTATFREAVEAAAKVAGR, from the coding sequence ATGACCCCGTCCACACCGTCGTCGTCCCACCGCACCCGCAGGCGCACCATCGCCGCCGCCGCGGTCCTCGCCGCTGCCGCGGTGACCGGAGCCTTCGCTCTCACGCTGGACGGTTCCGGGAACCGCGACGAGACCGCGGGCCGGCCGGCGGTCGCCACCGAGTCCGCCGCCCCCACGCCCGCCGACGAGAGCTTGCTCGCCCTGGCCCGCCGCGATCCCTCCGACGCCCTGGCCGTCGGGCGGGCGGACGCCCCGGTGGTGATGATCGAGTACTCCGACTTCCAGTGCCCGTTCTGCGGCCGGTTCGCCCGCGAGACCGAGCCCGAACTGCTGAGCTCCTACGTGGACAAGGGCGTCCTGCGTATCGAATGGCGCAACTTCCCCGTCTTCGGCGAGGAGTCCGAGCAGGCCGCGCTGGCCGGCTGGGCGGCCGGCAGGCAGAAGAAGTTCTGGGAGTTCCACGAGGTCGCCTACGGCAAGCCGCGTGAACGCGACACCGGTGCGTTCAGCGCCGAGAAACTCGTCGCCATGGCCCGTGAGGCCGGAATCACCGACATCGGGCGGTTCCAGGCGGACATGGCGTCCGACGAGGCCCGCAGCGCCGTGCGGAAGGACCAGGAGGAGGGCTTCGACCTCGGTGTGACCAGCACTCCGGCGTTCCTGATCAACGGCCGGCCGATCCTGGGGGCTCAGCCCACCGCCACCTTCAGGGAAGCCGTCGAGGCGGCGGCGAAGGTGGCCGGGCGATGA
- a CDS encoding cytochrome c biogenesis CcdA family protein, with protein MSEAGLAVALLGGLLALLSPCSALLLPAFFAYSFTSRTRLVARTGLFYIGLCTTLVPLGVAGSFASRLFYGHRDTLVAVGGWTVIALGVVQIAGLGFGSRRMAQAAGGLRPGSALSVFALGSVYGLAGFCAGPILGGILTVAAVDGDPLHGGVLLAVYALGMAVPMFVLALLWDRFDLGHRRWLRGRLFRMGPMTLHSTSVVGGLLFIALGVAFLAFDGTSALPSVLSADSEFVLEERLSGLGAAVSDRLVLLVLAAVAASAALLVLLRPTRRRDPRPSPEEEPSAHG; from the coding sequence ATGAGCGAGGCCGGCCTGGCGGTTGCTCTCCTGGGCGGTCTGCTGGCTCTGCTCAGTCCGTGCAGCGCGCTGCTGCTGCCGGCTTTCTTCGCCTACTCATTCACCAGCCGCACCCGGCTGGTGGCGCGCACCGGCCTGTTCTACATCGGCCTGTGCACGACACTCGTGCCGCTCGGCGTGGCCGGCTCGTTCGCCAGCCGGCTCTTCTACGGCCATCGGGACACACTGGTCGCGGTGGGGGGATGGACGGTCATCGCGCTGGGCGTGGTCCAGATCGCCGGACTGGGCTTCGGTTCGCGGCGGATGGCGCAGGCAGCGGGAGGGCTCCGTCCGGGCTCGGCGCTGTCGGTGTTCGCGCTGGGCTCGGTGTACGGACTGGCGGGTTTCTGTGCGGGGCCGATCCTCGGCGGCATCCTGACCGTGGCGGCCGTGGACGGCGACCCCTTGCACGGCGGGGTGCTGCTCGCCGTCTACGCCCTGGGGATGGCGGTTCCGATGTTCGTGCTGGCGTTGTTGTGGGACCGGTTCGATCTGGGCCACAGGCGCTGGCTGCGGGGCCGGCTCTTCCGGATGGGTCCGATGACCCTGCACAGCACCTCGGTCGTCGGCGGCCTGCTGTTCATCGCGCTCGGTGTGGCCTTCCTGGCCTTCGACGGCACGTCCGCGCTGCCGTCGGTGTTGAGCGCCGACTCCGAGTTCGTCTTGGAGGAGCGGCTGTCCGGCCTCGGCGCGGCGGTGTCCGACCGGCTGGTGCTGCTGGTCCTGGCCGCTGTGGCGGCGTCGGCCGCACTGCTGGTGCTGTTGAGGCCGACGAGAAGGCGGGATCCGCGGCCGTCGCCGGAAGAGGAGCCGTCCGCACACGGGTAG
- the ltrA gene encoding group II intron reverse transcriptase/maturase gives MNTDELEWALMKAERRVLEIQTKLHRWAVDDSHRRFDDLFNLVADPAFLLVAWDRVRGNKGARTAGVDGKTTRSIEAGQGVEALLDKLRTQVRDRSFHPVPVRERMIPKANGKLRRLGIPTVADRVVQASLKLVLEPVFEADFLPCSYGFRPNRRAHDAIAETRYLASHGYEWVVEGDITACFDEIAHPALMERVRNRIGDKRVLSLVKAFLKSGILSRDGAFTDTRTGTPQGGILSPLLANIALSVLDEHIAQGLGGPDGTSEDRRRRRRRGLPNYRLVRYADDFLVLVFGRRDHAEELRDEVAGALKPMGLRLSVEKTSITHIDEGLDFLGWRIQRHRKLGTDRQYIYTYPARKSVRSVTGKVKELTGRQNVGLSLESLLHRLNSVLRGWCAYFRPGVSNVAFCYLSHYAWMRVTRWIRRKHPGITWKQLRRRYYGGGWWPVTEELELFNPAKVSTTRYRYRGKLIPAPWPTTA, from the coding sequence GTGAATACCGACGAGCTGGAATGGGCCTTGATGAAGGCCGAACGCCGGGTACTGGAGATCCAGACCAAGCTGCACCGTTGGGCTGTCGATGATTCTCATCGCAGGTTCGACGACCTGTTCAACCTCGTGGCCGATCCCGCCTTCCTGTTGGTGGCGTGGGACCGTGTCCGGGGAAACAAGGGCGCCCGGACGGCCGGAGTGGATGGGAAGACCACCCGCTCCATCGAAGCCGGGCAGGGAGTCGAGGCGCTTCTCGACAAGCTGCGGACCCAGGTCAGAGACCGCAGCTTCCATCCGGTTCCCGTCCGCGAGCGGATGATTCCAAAGGCGAATGGCAAGCTTCGTCGTCTCGGGATCCCGACCGTGGCGGACCGAGTGGTCCAAGCGTCCTTGAAACTGGTGCTGGAGCCGGTATTCGAAGCGGATTTCCTCCCGTGTTCCTACGGGTTCCGCCCGAACCGCCGGGCTCACGATGCGATCGCCGAAACTCGCTACCTCGCCAGCCACGGATACGAGTGGGTGGTGGAGGGCGACATCACGGCGTGCTTCGACGAGATTGCGCACCCGGCCCTCATGGAGCGGGTGCGCAATCGAATCGGGGACAAGCGGGTGTTGTCCTTGGTGAAGGCGTTCTTGAAGTCCGGGATCCTGTCCCGTGACGGGGCCTTCACGGACACACGCACCGGGACCCCGCAGGGCGGGATCCTGTCGCCGCTGCTGGCCAACATCGCACTCTCGGTCCTGGACGAGCACATCGCCCAGGGCCTCGGAGGACCAGATGGCACCTCCGAGGATCGGCGCAGGAGACGGCGCCGAGGATTGCCCAACTACCGGCTGGTCCGGTATGCGGACGACTTCCTCGTACTCGTCTTCGGGCGCCGAGACCATGCCGAGGAACTACGCGACGAGGTCGCAGGGGCATTGAAGCCAATGGGCCTTCGCCTGTCGGTGGAGAAGACAAGTATCACGCACATTGACGAGGGCCTTGACTTTCTCGGATGGCGCATCCAGCGTCACCGGAAACTTGGCACTGATCGGCAGTACATCTACACCTACCCGGCACGGAAATCAGTACGTTCCGTCACGGGCAAGGTGAAGGAACTGACCGGACGACAGAACGTCGGCTTGTCGCTGGAGTCCTTGCTCCACCGACTGAACTCGGTGTTGCGGGGATGGTGCGCGTATTTCCGTCCCGGAGTTTCGAACGTCGCTTTCTGTTACCTCAGCCACTACGCGTGGATGAGGGTGACAAGATGGATCCGACGCAAGCACCCCGGGATCACTTGGAAACAGCTCCGCCGACGCTATTACGGCGGCGGCTGGTGGCCCGTCACAGAGGAATTGGAACTGTTCAACCCGGCCAAGGTAAGCACGACCAGATACCGATACCGGGGAAAACTCATTCCGGCTCCGTGGCCCACTACGGCATGA
- a CDS encoding sulfite exporter TauE/SafE family protein — protein MTVLVLALVAGAVIGLALGALGGGGSVLAVPALIYLLGFTPAAATTAGLIIVTATSATSLYAHTRDGNVAWKAGALFAAAGIVPAFLAGAVAGRLPESVLTAAFGVIAALAALRMLRPSASGPPDRIRPGRAAGAGAGLGAVTGFLGVGGGFLAVPALVGVLGLAMRRAVGTSLLVVTVNSLAALTARTGTADGLHWEIVGPFTGAAILGAWDGKRLATKISGTVLQKIFAGVLLAVAAFMLVDVIV, from the coding sequence GTGACCGTTCTCGTTCTCGCCCTCGTCGCCGGGGCCGTCATCGGTCTCGCCCTCGGAGCACTGGGCGGCGGTGGCAGCGTCCTTGCCGTACCGGCGCTGATCTACCTGCTCGGCTTCACCCCGGCGGCGGCCACCACGGCCGGCCTGATCATCGTCACCGCCACCTCCGCCACCTCCCTGTACGCCCACACCCGCGACGGAAACGTGGCATGGAAGGCAGGGGCGCTGTTCGCCGCGGCGGGCATCGTCCCCGCCTTCCTCGCCGGCGCTGTCGCCGGGCGCCTGCCCGAATCGGTGCTGACGGCGGCTTTCGGGGTCATCGCCGCGCTGGCGGCCCTGCGTATGCTGCGGCCGTCCGCGTCCGGACCGCCGGACCGGATCCGTCCCGGCAGGGCGGCCGGTGCCGGTGCCGGACTCGGCGCGGTGACGGGCTTCCTGGGGGTCGGTGGGGGATTCCTCGCCGTGCCCGCCCTGGTGGGCGTCCTGGGACTGGCCATGCGGCGGGCGGTGGGCACCAGCCTGCTCGTCGTCACGGTGAACTCGCTGGCCGCGCTCACCGCTCGTACCGGCACCGCCGACGGGCTCCACTGGGAGATCGTCGGCCCCTTCACCGGAGCCGCGATCCTCGGCGCCTGGGACGGCAAACGGCTCGCGACGAAGATCTCCGGCACCGTTCTTCAGAAGATCTTCGCCGGCGTACTGCTGGCGGTCGCCGCCTTCATGCTCGTCGACGTGATCGTGTGA
- a CDS encoding rhodanese-like domain-containing protein, with amino-acid sequence MFLFRRKRPRVTVDEARGRTSGGRPGAVLLDVREKPEWTAGHAPGAVHVPLTEPVAGATLPAEAQGRLLVVICRSGHRSQQAAKLLAERGARAVDVEGGMNAWAAAGHPVVDDRGNDGRTA; translated from the coding sequence ATGTTCCTCTTCCGCCGGAAAAGGCCCCGCGTCACGGTCGACGAGGCACGCGGCCGTACCAGCGGCGGCCGGCCCGGCGCCGTCCTGCTGGACGTCCGTGAGAAGCCCGAATGGACCGCGGGCCATGCCCCGGGCGCCGTCCACGTACCGCTGACGGAACCGGTCGCCGGCGCCACCCTGCCGGCCGAGGCACAGGGGCGTCTGCTGGTGGTGATCTGCCGCAGTGGTCACCGCTCCCAGCAGGCGGCGAAGCTCCTCGCCGAGCGCGGAGCGCGGGCGGTGGACGTCGAGGGCGGCATGAACGCCTGGGCCGCAGCCGGGCACCCGGTCGTCGACGACCGCGGCAACGACGGCCGGACAGCGTGA